TTAGGCATGGGCGCCTTTTTTATGAGCAATCACACTAAAGTTGATCCTGAGCCCATTTCTCCTGGTGATACTCCAGCCCAAATGGTTAATAAGCCTGAAGCTAGCACCAGTGCTCTTTATGGTGATGTAGGGAAAGCACTATTAGGATCTAGTTTTGCAATAAATGTCGCTGCTATTGGTACCAATAAAGTAAGAGACCCAAGTGGCGAGGTACCCACGAATGCACCGACACCTTCATCTCCTCCTCCTCCTCCTGGAGGCTTTGGTGGTCTAGATTTCTAGAAAGTACCGCAATTAATTATCTTATATAAAATAGTAATTCGAATAGTGTCCATCAAGCTATTATTATTTGGTACTCTAACGAACCTCTAATGAAAGCAACTTAGATGGATACTCTATGATGAAGCTAAGAATGCAACTTCGAACACAACTGCGTTGGCTTATTTACACAATTCCCATTGGGATATTGGCCGGGCTCTCATCTGCACTTTTTTTGTATGTTTTAGATTGGGTTAGTGAAATTCGAATTGAAAACATTTGGTTAGTTTATCTATTGCCATTAGCAGGATTTTTTATTGGTTATATATATTTTAGATATGGTGGAGAATCTTCCAAGGGTACGAATTTAGTTATAAACCAGTTACATGAACCAACAAAGCTTTTACCTCGTCAAATGGGCTTTTTCGTTATGGTGGGGACTTGGCTCAGTCACCTATTCGGTGCATCAGTCGGACGTGAAGGTACTGCACTACAACTTTCATCGAGCCTTGCTGAAATGTTTTTTTCGAAGTTAAAATTATTAAAAGAAAATGACAAATCTAGAAAAGTAATTTTAGTTTGTGCAAAAGCTGGTGGATTTGGCGCCGTGTTTGGTATACCTTTAGCCGGCGCAATTTTTGCTTTAGAAGTACAAAAAATTGGAAAACTAAAAATTGAATTGATTTTACCCGTGCTTGCAACATCGTTTATAGGTAACTATATGGTGCTATTAACTGGTTATCATCATTTCGACTATCCAAATATAAGTTTTTCTTTTAATGACCATTTGAGCATTTCATTTTGGGCAAAGATACTAATTTTAGGTATCATTTTTGGTATTACTAGTAATATTTTTTCGCTATCGATTCGATTTTTACAAAAAAACTTTTCTAACAAAATAAAATATTCTCCATTGCGACCATTCATCGGCGGAATCATTTTGATAATTGCTTTCTATGGTTTCGGAAGCCAATACCAAGGCCTGTCTATATCGTTAATTAAAGACGCAATGTATGGGAACAACGTTGCACTTAGCGTTTTCGCAATTAAAATCCTTGTCACAGTAATTGCATTGAGCTTTGGATTTATCGGGGGAGAGGTAACTCCACTATTTGTTATTGGGGCTACACTAGGCGCAGGTTTAGCTTATAGCTTTGGAAGATTTTTCAAAATGGACGTGGCTTTTATCGCTGCTCTCGGTTTAGTAGCAGTATTTGGAGGTACTTCGAATACACCAATCGCCAGTGCAGTAATTGGAATGGAGCTCTTTGGCGTGGCTATTGCCCTGCCAGTTTTGTTGGCTTGTTGTGTATCATATATGTTCTCGGTTGAAAAAGGTATTTACCACGCCCAGGCACG
The genomic region above belongs to Acidimicrobiia bacterium and contains:
- a CDS encoding chloride channel protein, whose translation is MMKLRMQLRTQLRWLIYTIPIGILAGLSSALFLYVLDWVSEIRIENIWLVYLLPLAGFFIGYIYFRYGGESSKGTNLVINQLHEPTKLLPRQMGFFVMVGTWLSHLFGASVGREGTALQLSSSLAEMFFSKLKLLKENDKSRKVILVCAKAGGFGAVFGIPLAGAIFALEVQKIGKLKIELILPVLATSFIGNYMVLLTGYHHFDYPNISFSFNDHLSISFWAKILILGIIFGITSNIFSLSIRFLQKNFSNKIKYSPLRPFIGGIILIIAFYGFGSQYQGLSISLIKDAMYGNNVALSVFAIKILVTVIALSFGFIGGEVTPLFVIGATLGAGLAYSFGRFFKMDVAFIAALGLVAVFGGTSNTPIASAVIGMELFGVAIALPVLLACCVSYMFSVEKGIYHAQARPHHFKIINFIGNRMKSIL